A single Asterias rubens chromosome 13, eAstRub1.3, whole genome shotgun sequence DNA region contains:
- the LOC117298716 gene encoding guanylate cyclase soluble subunit beta-2-like: MAGAENNAETFINKISREKVKISDSFSSFGSLSMLDQSVRKLLLHSNDVSKCRENPLTLKGKRIQLAKILLLVLLPIISLAVLAVLDLKAIAQSNSVDLEIRNVIRFSRDIGVLLSRLQRERDMTALYVSLIGPQDISILTEIYPETDNAIEELKDWPVETSILNELPFFREKSDFKQHLVEHRKSVTRSDTAVYDEVNFYTDILQIFIDWLYESIGNSEGSDLWQVLVAYQLLIVSNVETGIERTLGSVFYTLGGFERHEDYVWYMEKYNLGIWNYEASKKYSSLITEFFDNHVLGMSENFTDTIVTMRKEILVNEASKIEPKFIDAKLWFDSMSVYIDILEDVQKNMANQILLLLEDDLKNDTEAIAVSILLVVVVIVMCPLTLRAIWSLTSDIQNYALTLAAQTKALNREKKRSSWLLYSMLPPTVAEQLVQKRDVKAESYNSATVLFSDIAGFNHLCALSTPMQVVEMLNGLYLVFDSRIEQYNVYKVETVNETYMLASGLPDRMVGGEHVRELATVALDLLHHVSFLEVPHRENMKIKIRIGIHTGPVVAGVVGIKMPRYCLFGDTVNTASRMQTSGLPGRIHISNDTYMALVDKGGFMVVRRGEIEIKGKGIMCTYWLTGRENLEQIIPSITEVSNIKNDPGLHEVRYAHMYEQTSTGRIQYRGKDDEVMVQQEDWNE; the protein is encoded by the exons ATGGCGGGTGCAGAAAATAACGCTGAGACTTTCATTAATAAGATCAGTCgtgaaaaggtgaaaatcaGCGACTCATTTTCCTCTTTCGGTTCGCTGTCCATGCTCGATCAGTCCGTCCGCAAGCTACTTCTCCACTCCAACGATGTCAGCAAGTGCCGCGAGAACCCCCTGACGCTCAAAGGGAAGCGAATCCAGCTGGCCAAgattcttcttcttgttctGCTTCCTATTATTTCCCTAGCCGTGCTGGCCGTGCTTGACTTGAAAGCCATCGCGCAGAGCAACAGCGTCGACTTAGAGATCCGGAATGTGATCCGGTTCAGTCGAGACATCGGGGTCCTGTTGAGTCGCCTCCAGCGAGAGCGTGACATGACGGCTCTGTACGTGAGTCTCATCGGGCCCCAGGATATTTCCATCTTGACGGAGATATACCCGGAGACCGATAACGCTATCGAGGAGCTTAAAGACTGGCCGGTTGAGACCAGCATCCTGAACGAGCTACCCTTCTTCAGGGAGAAGAGTGACTTCAAGCAGCACCTTGTGGAGCACCGGAAGTCTGTGACTAGGTCTGACACGGCTGTCTACGATGAGGTCAACTTCTACACGGATATACTCCAGATTTTCATCGACTGGTTGTACGAGAGCATTGGTAACTCCGAGGGGAGCGACCTGTGGCAGGTCCTGGTAGCGTACCAGCTTCTGATCGTCAGCAATGTTGAAACAGGAATAGAACGCACTCTAGGCTCGGTGTTTTATACCCTTGGGGGCTTCGAGAGGCACGAAGATTACGTCTGGTACATGGAGAAGTACAACCTGGGCATCTGGAACTACGAGGCGTCCAAGAAGTACTCCTCTCTCATCACGGAGTTCTTCGACAACCACGTCTTGGGAATGTCGGAAAACTTCACCGACACGATCGTCACGATGCGGAAGGAGATCTTGGTCAACGAGGCGTCCAAGATCGAACCGAAGTTCATCGACGCGAAGCTGTGGTTCGACAGCATGAGCGTCTACATCGACATCTTGGAAGACGTCCAGAAGAACATGGCCAACCAGATCCTCCTCCTCCTCGAAGACGACCTGAAGAATGACACCGAAGCCATCGCAGTCAGCATCCTTCTCGTTGTCGTCGTCATCGTCATGTGCCCTTTGACCCTTCGGGCCATCTGGTCGCTGACCTCTGATATCCAGAACTACGCCTTGACCCTTGCGGCCCAGACCAAGGCTCTGAACAGGGAGAAGAAGCGTTCCAGCTGGCTGCTGTACTCCATGTTGCCGCCAACGGTGGCGGAACAGCTGGTTCAGAAAAGAGACGTGAAGGCGGAGTCTTATAACAGCGCAACTGTGTTGTTCTCTGACATTGCAGGGTTCAACCATCTCTGTGCTCTCAGCACACCTATGCAG GTTGTTGAGATGTTGAATGGTTTGTACCTTGTGTTCGACTCTCGTATCGAACAGTATAACGTCTACAAGGTGGAAACAGTCAACGAAACATACATGCTAGCGTCGG GACTTCCTGACCGTATGGTAGGCGGTGAACACGTCAGAGAGTTAGCCACAGTGGCTCTTGATCTTCTTCATCATGTTAGTTTCCTTGAGGTGCCACACAGAGAGAACATGAAAATCAAGATACGAATTGGTATCCACACCG GTCCCGTTGTTGCCGGAGTAGTGGGCATCAAGATGCCTCGATACTGTCTCTTTGGTGACACAGTCAACACCGCGTCTCGCATGCAGACATCCGGGCTAC CCGGTCGTATACACATAAGTAACGATACATACATGGCGCTAGTTGACAAAGGTGGGTTCATGGTTGTCAGACGTGGAGAGATAGAAATAAAG GGAAAAGGCATCATGTGCACCTATTGGCTGACAGGGCGGGAAAACCTGGAGCAGATAATCCCCTCCATAACGGAGGTCTCAAACATCAAAAACGACCCGGGGTTACACGAGGTACGCTACGCTCACATGTATGAACAGACATCCACTGGACGTATCCAGTACCGAGGGAAGGACGACGAGGTTATGGTGCAGCAGGAGGATTGGAACGAGTAG